The sequence TCTTGGCGCCCGACTTATTGGGCTGGGGGCGATCGGAACACCTCCAACGAAACTATCAAGTCGAAGATTATCTGGTAACGCTGCGAGAGTTTTTAGAGCAAACCTGCGCTGGAGAACCTGTAACGGTTGTTGCATCATCGCTGACAGCAGGCTTTGTGATTCGGGTGGCGATCGCGCATCCCCATTTGTTTAAATCCCTGATTCTTTGCGCACCTTCAGGTGTGGCAGATTTTGGTAAAGACTACAAGAGCAATTTTTTTGCCAAGCTGGTCAGCATTCCCATCTTTGACCGATTTTTTTACAGTGCAGCGATCGCCACTCACTCCGGTATTCGCGGATTTTTATCGAATCGTCAGTTTGCTCGCCCTAATCGGATCTCTCAGGAAATAGTCGATGCTTACCTCACTTCTGCCCAACTTCCCCATGCCGAGTTGACTGCACTTTCCTTTGTACGCGGCGATTTATGCTTTGATTTAGCAGAGTTTATGCCGCAATTGACTACCCCTACCGCCATCATTTGGGGCAAGCAGTCTCAGCTGACTGACTACACCATTGGCGAAAAGCTGGCGAAGCTCAACCCGCAAGCCGTTCGATTTTTAGAAATTTTAGAAGATGTCGGATTAACGCCTCAGTTAGAGTTGCCTGCTGTCATGATTGGAATGGTTCAAAAATTTCTGGACGAACTAGGGGAAGGAAGTTAAGGGAGTTGCATGAAGATAAAACCCCAGTGGGATGCTTTGACTTTTCAGCCCCCTAAATCCCCCATTTTGGGGGACTTCCGAACCTTTCAAAGTCCCCCAAAATGGGGAATTTAGGGGGCGATTCGGGGCGTTATTTAATTGCAACTTCCTAACCTACGTTTTTCAGCAATCGCCAACAGTCCTTGGCGATCGCCCAGTCTTCCTCAGTATGAACAACTAAAATTCGCACTGCCGAAGCCGCCGTCGCAATATCTTGATCCATGGGCGAATGATTGTTTAAATCCCCATCTAACTGCCACCCCAAAAACTCAAACCCCTGACAAACTGCCGATCGCACGTTTGCTGAATGTTCGCCAATGCCTGCTGTAAACACCAGCGCATCCAAGCCGCCTAAACCAGGTAACAAAGAAGCAATGGACGATCGCAGCCGATCTACAAACAAATCAAACGCCAGTTGTGCCCGTGAATTTTCTGCCTTAGCGCCCAGAATCTGGCGCATATCAGATGACACGCCAGAAACGCCCAGCAAACCAGAATTGCGATTTAGGGCGCGATCGAGATCATCCACCGAATGCCCCTGTCGCAGTAGATAAATCAAAATACCTGGATCGATCGAGCCACAGCGCGTTCCCATCATTACGCCATCCAGCGGCGTAAACCCCATGGTAGTGGCAATACTGCGCCCATCCCGAATGGCAGCCAAAGAACAACCGTTTCCTAAATGGCAGATAATCAGCCGAGACTGAGGCATACCCAGAATTTGAACCGATCGCTCAGTCACATATTGATAGCTAGTGCCATGGAAGCCATAACGCTGAATGCCCTGTTCATACCAGTCATAGGGCAAGGGATAAACTGTGGAAGTCGGTGGCATTTGGGCATGAAAAGCGGTGTCAAAAACTGCCACTTGGGGCATAGTTCCCAACTGTTCCATGACCTCGATCCCCTCTAAGTTGAGAGGATTATGAAGCGGCGCAAATGCAGAGAACTGCGCGATCGCCGCCTTCACCGCCGGCGTAATTAACACACTTTCCCGATACTCTCGTCCACCCTGCACCACCCGATGCCCCACGCCCTTAATCTCATCCATTCCAGAAATCACCTGAGTTTCGCCTTGCCACAGGGTCGAGATCAGGTGCTTCATCACCTCCGATCTAGAGGTCATGGGTAAAGATTCAGTTTTCGTCATGTGTTGGGTCTTAATCTTAATTTCCACAGTTCCGGGTTGATAGCCCCAGTCAATCAGTCCTTCCCAAATGGGTGAAGGAGGATTTTGGGGAATTTCTCCCTCAAAATCATAAAGACCACTTTTTTGGCTACTCGACCCAGCATTGAGAACTAAGATTTTCATGATTTCCCTGATTTTATGTCATCTTTCCGCCCACAAAAGGCGTTCCCCAAAAGTTCCAATTTTGTTTGTTAAAAGGCGATCGCCACCGTTCAATTAAAGCCGATTCTAACTGTTGCCGAGGACGCACTTCTGCCGGAATATCCCAGTAAAATGCAGTATTAATGGCGGTTTCAATACCGTACTTAGCATGAAGATCTCGGTAGTTTAAAACATAGCGCTTGCAGTCATGGATTCCCTTCCAACGCTGGTTTGCCTTCACGGTTTCACCGACATACAACAATAACGGTACTTGCACATCTATCACAAAGTATAGGCTAGGCTGATCAGGATGTTTGTGGGCAGGTTGTTCAAAAAAGAAAAAGTTATAGAGGTACAGAGAAAAAGGATCGATCGCCTCTGCCTTCACAGTCGAAGCAACGATATCAAACAGCAAACCCTGTTCCTCAATTGGACTAAACCGCACTTCATCCTGATACTCTGCAACCCGCACCTTCCATTGCGACAAGGTTCCTTGGCTCATCCATAGTCCGGGCTGATCTTGATACCGGAAAGAAGTCCTCTTTAAATCGTCATCAGCAAAAAGAGAAGGTTGTTCGCCAGTGTTCAAGAGCCGCTCTCCTCCAAACCATTTGACGTTAAGAATAGCGCATCCTGTCTTTATGATTCTTGGCGATCGCCACATTCCTCTTGCTCAACCCCGTAGGGATGCATCGCACAAACCAACCGTTCGCCGCCATAGCGATGCCCATGATAATGACAACAGCCTCGGCAGACTTTAGGAGTAGAGTCTTCGAGCAATAATTGCTGCTCTCGGTTCATTTCCCTGAGCCTGTCCACATACAAGTCACCGCGGATAGTTCTACTTTTGCGCCGTCTGCTGCGCTCTAAAATTAGGCTGGTTGCAGTGAAGCTTACAAAACAAGAAGCAACAAAGGCAGAACTGGTGCGAATTTTCTCATTATCAGACCGAACTGAAATGTAGAGAGCTAAAACTGTACAGATACCGCCAAGTAGTATTCTTACCATGATGATCTGGAGCGAGTGCCTACTAAACCGCTTGCCTAAAACCTTGAGACTAGATGCAACCTGTTTCTCTTTGTAATTCTAACCTGATGAATTCTAACCTGCTGAATAGAGTAACGGAAACTTCAAGGCGCCGCTATTCTGAATCTAAAGTTCACCAGTATTCTAGGTAACGCTAAAAGATTTAAAAGCACAGATATCTCCAATCTTCTAAGAGGATGTCTGAGAAGTATCAAAGATTCTTACACTCGCCCCCCAACCCCCCATTTTAGGGGACTTCCGAGCCACTCCTTCTTCAAAGTCCCCCAAAATGGGGGATTTAGGGGGCGGATTGGATAGAAACCTAGACTTCTCAGACAACCTCTAACGAACCTTGAAGGTTTAGGGAAGTACTGGAAAGCTTACTCAATTTCTAATCTTCTCAAATTAAATTAAGCTTTTGCGCAGTCTCAACCTTACAGATCCAGAAGTTCAACCAATAATTTCTTTGTAAGACATCCGTTTGTTTCAGTCCGGTGACCTCATCAACGTTGAAGTAGAGGTATTTTTCTGGAGTCAATATGGCTTGAATTTCCTGCCCAATTTCATCACTTTGAACTTCAACAATAAAATCTGGCTGGAACTGCTGTATTGAATTCAAAAAACCTTTCAACACGTTAGCATCTTGTCCTTCGGCATCAATTTTGACCAAATCAACCGATCGAATGCCTTGTTTTTCAACAAAGGTATCTAGTGTAGTAACCTGCACTTGATGCACAATCGGCGTGCTTTTCTGATGATTTTCGTAATGTTCTAAACTGAGAGACGCAGAGTAGAGATTTCCTTGCCCTCGCTGAGGCACATAGAATTCGGCAGTACCCATAAAATTAGAAACAGCTTGGTCAACCACCTGAATATCGTAATGATTGAGGTGAATATTCTCTCTAAGGGCTTTGTTAAAAGAGGGCAATGGCTCGAAGGCATAAACTTTTGAGGACGGGTTGACGGTCTTGGCAATGAGAGAATAAAGCCCCGTGTTGGCTCCAATATCTAGAATAGTTTTAGAGAACTGACAAGCATTTTTCCACAGTTCAAAGCTGATGGGTTCGTACCCTGAGAGACCTTTCCAAAACAACGAATTTTCTAGCCACTCTCCAGTATGGCTCACCTGAAACTGCTCATTGCCCAAATCAACGCTGAAGTTCCCTTCAAAAGAAAGTAAGTCCCAGAATCGTTCGGGTGGAATGAGCTTTTTTTGGAGGGTAAGGGATAGGTTTTTTTTAACGAAATTTGAAATTCTATTACGATCGCCATTGACAACCCAAGATTGACTCATAACCAGACTCACCGTTTACTGAAAGCACGATTTATAGCTTATTACACAAGCGGAAATGTTACCCATTCACACAAATGATTTTTGCTGAACAGACTTTATCTGACTATAGCTAACTTTTTTTGATCGATCGCCTTAAAACACTCCTAACTTTTTCAGGCTGACTGGCTTGTGCATTGCTCCTAATGTAATGCCATCAGGTAAACGGCATGAAGCAGAAACAAGATTATTTGGAGATGAAGGAAACGATATTCTTAATGGTGGAACTGGGGATGACTGTCTGAGCAGTGAGAAAGACAACGATCGCTACATTGTTGATAGCATTGGCGATCGGGTGTTTGAAAACCTTAATGAAGGCATTGATACCGTAGAGGTTTCGGTTAGCTTCACGCTAGAAGCCAAAATTGAGGAATTAGTCTTGACCAGAATTAATACCATTAACGGAACAGGCAACGCTCTCGACAATAACATCAGTGTTTAGATCCAGGCACGTTCGGTGCCCTTACGCCTGCAAATGTGGCGATCGTCGCCAACGATGATCAGGCGCCTCTCAGTGCAGGTTTCATTACTTATAGGGCTGCAACAGGCAATCTGTTCTTCAATCAAAACAGTATTTTTGAGATCTTTTCGAGAGCCTATGTCTGCTAAGTTATCTACGCCCCTGTCCAAAGAAATAGAAGCAAAAAAAACTTATTACTAACGAATGAGGGGCAAGTAGTCTGGGAAACCTATACTTCTCGTAAAGACTTGTAAAGACTATCTTAGAATCATGCAAAACTCGTTATTTGACAAAGCTTTTCGAGACAGCGACGGAAACATCGTTGTTGCTCAGATGCCAAACTTGCCAATTTTGGTTTTTCTAACTGCAACGCTACTTACGCTCATACCGACAGGTGACAGCATTCATAGGGGGTTGGGTGCCATAGCTTTTGGTTCATTGTTTACATGGGCATGGCAAGAAATATTCGAGGGCGTTAATTATTTCCGGCGATCGCTAGGGTTTGTTGTGTTGCTTGGAGCGATCGCTTCTGCATTCTCGAGAACTCTCTAAGCATTCCCCTTTGTATTCTTTCACCCAGGGCGACTATTAGCCAAGGTATCACAAAAAGTTCTTCTATAAGTGTGCATAAGCAAGTATGCCACAAACTACACACTAACAGACGTGCAGCCTTTTAATGTGTGGGGCGGCACTGTCAAGCGTGTGATGCGATCGTGGTATTTTCTATTGTCCTAATCAAAAGTCAAAGGCTGACGCTTTATCAACTCAAAAGCAATCTATGGATTGTGAAGTCAATAGTAAGTTAGCGCTTAGGCTTGCCTGCAAACGTAATCCTAGTACACGTCAATGACTACTCCTACACGCTATTCTAATAACGATCAAGCTACAGGTATCAGTGTGTCTTCTAAACCGTCTCAGCTTATCAGCAAAGTTCGATACGGCGTTTGGCTATTTGGTATTTTCTCTTGGATGTTTGCTGTTACTGAGCGGTGTTTGGCTTGCTTTGCAGATGGTGCGTTATCTGCACCCGAATTGATTCCGATCTCATTGGTTTTCTCACTGTGCATTGTTTGGGTTCACTTAAAGCCAAGACATTCAGAAGCCGAAAGCTCGCCCATCGAAAACATTAGCACGCTTAAGTACTACAAAATAGATTCAGGCACTCCTCAACACGAAACCTATCGCCATAAGACTGAAGCGAGAATGCTTCAGTTAGAGAAGTATCACCTGATTACTCAAGAATATATCCTGCCAATTCCTTATCTTTGCCAAATCTATCACCTGCTGAATTTAAAGCATCTAGAGTCAGTTCACGGTTTTAGCCTCAATAACCTCAAAGTTACTGATGTCAGCCAATTTAAAGCAACAGCGAGCGGCGGCATCATCAAGTTTCAAACAGTTCTAGACTCATCTCTGAATGTCCTTAAGGTGTTGCGCCAGCCGATCGTTGAAGTGGCACTGGTATTACACACTCCGTATACCATTGAACTGAATGTTCCTGTCTACAGCGGTAAGAAAATAGCTGTTATTTTTAATGTTCTACCGCTTAGCAACAACGAACATAAGTTGTTCATTGATATTTATAGCAACCTACCCCTGCCAAAACCGCTATTACAAATTCTATTGCATGTCGCTTCTAGCCTAACGTTGTTTGAAGATTTGCCTTACCTCTCTAAGCTGGCTCAGTCAAACCTTAACCATTCCTCCAAATGGGGTAAGTCTGATCATAAAGCGATGCAACTTTTCAATCGATTTGTTGAGTTATATGGCTCTAGCTTACAGCAACCCCCAGCAATGGGAGCGGTTAAACTACAACCCATATCCAGTTCGTCCTAAATGAGCTTTAACGCGCTCATACTCTAGCAGGCAAGTCTAAATTAGGCAGGGTTTCGTTATCCTATCAGTTGTTTTCAGTACGGAAATAGGGTTTTCAAAATGGAAATAGAAAGGAATATCTTCGTACTTTTGTAGTGGTTAATCATTTCTTTGGTCTTCTGAGTAAATCTGATCTTGTGTAATCTGATTTGTTTGCTGTAACTCTCGTACTTCCCTTTGCAGGAAAAAGTTTAAGAATGTGCGAATGCCTGTTACAGCAGCCAATCTGGCGATCGCATCCCAACTGGGCGAAACCGCTGTACTCACAATATCTGCGGCTAAAAGAAACTCTAGTGAAAGTGCTAATGAGATGCCGAGTTCTAAGCGAATTTCCTGTTGAGCCGATTGGAACCGTTTTTGCTTTCTGCGAATCAGCTTCCGCAACGTAATTACAAAGG is a genomic window of Timaviella obliquedivisa GSE-PSE-MK23-08B containing:
- a CDS encoding alpha/beta hydrolase → MFQPPGFSQHSIVTSLGSLVYYTADTAPWRSSHEATEKRSTLVFLHGFGGGSSAYEWSKVYPAFAFEYRILAPDLLGWGRSEHLQRNYQVEDYLVTLREFLEQTCAGEPVTVVASSLTAGFVIRVAIAHPHLFKSLILCAPSGVADFGKDYKSNFFAKLVSIPIFDRFFYSAAIATHSGIRGFLSNRQFARPNRISQEIVDAYLTSAQLPHAELTALSFVRGDLCFDLAEFMPQLTTPTAIIWGKQSQLTDYTIGEKLAKLNPQAVRFLEILEDVGLTPQLELPAVMIGMVQKFLDELGEGS
- a CDS encoding acetate kinase; amino-acid sequence: MKILVLNAGSSSQKSGLYDFEGEIPQNPPSPIWEGLIDWGYQPGTVEIKIKTQHMTKTESLPMTSRSEVMKHLISTLWQGETQVISGMDEIKGVGHRVVQGGREYRESVLITPAVKAAIAQFSAFAPLHNPLNLEGIEVMEQLGTMPQVAVFDTAFHAQMPPTSTVYPLPYDWYEQGIQRYGFHGTSYQYVTERSVQILGMPQSRLIICHLGNGCSLAAIRDGRSIATTMGFTPLDGVMMGTRCGSIDPGILIYLLRQGHSVDDLDRALNRNSGLLGVSGVSSDMRQILGAKAENSRAQLAFDLFVDRLRSSIASLLPGLGGLDALVFTAGIGEHSANVRSAVCQGFEFLGWQLDGDLNNHSPMDQDIATAASAVRILVVHTEEDWAIAKDCWRLLKNVG
- a CDS encoding GIY-YIG nuclease family protein; amino-acid sequence: MNTGEQPSLFADDDLKRTSFRYQDQPGLWMSQGTLSQWKVRVAEYQDEVRFSPIEEQGLLFDIVASTVKAEAIDPFSLYLYNFFFFEQPAHKHPDQPSLYFVIDVQVPLLLYVGETVKANQRWKGIHDCKRYVLNYRDLHAKYGIETAINTAFYWDIPAEVRPRQQLESALIERWRSPFNKQNWNFWGTPFVGGKMT
- a CDS encoding FkbM family methyltransferase, whose protein sequence is MSQSWVVNGDRNRISNFVKKNLSLTLQKKLIPPERFWDLLSFEGNFSVDLGNEQFQVSHTGEWLENSLFWKGLSGYEPISFELWKNACQFSKTILDIGANTGLYSLIAKTVNPSSKVYAFEPLPSFNKALRENIHLNHYDIQVVDQAVSNFMGTAEFYVPQRGQGNLYSASLSLEHYENHQKSTPIVHQVQVTTLDTFVEKQGIRSVDLVKIDAEGQDANVLKGFLNSIQQFQPDFIVEVQSDEIGQEIQAILTPEKYLYFNVDEVTGLKQTDVLQRNYWLNFWICKVETAQKLNLI
- a CDS encoding DUF1622 domain-containing protein, whose protein sequence is MAIDFSWLARHDSFLSVVTESDSQRLELIYFLENILQEFALFLKVILEFIAILIVAISFVITLRKLIRRKQKRFQSAQQEIRLELGISLALSLEFLLAADIVSTAVSPSWDAIARLAAVTGIRTFLNFFLQREVRELQQTNQITQDQIYSEDQRND